From Podospora bellae-mahoneyi strain CBS 112042 chromosome 3, whole genome shotgun sequence, the proteins below share one genomic window:
- the IME2 gene encoding Serine/threonine protein kinase (BUSCO:EOG09261EU7; COG:T; EggNog:ENOG503NUYP), whose protein sequence is MTVAHDLTRRGSTQLVTNNGLPLEDRFEVLKEIGDGSFGSVVLARVRTAGASVARRGTVVAIKTMKKTFESFQPCLELREVVFLRTLPAHPHLVPALDIFLDPFTRKLHIAMEYMEGNLYQLMKARDHKCLDNASVKSILYQIMQGLEHIHAHSFFHRDIKPENILVSTSAHSDFTNSFRRYSALVTPPSTPPSYTVKIADFGLARETHSKLPYTTYVSTRWYRAPEVLLRAGEYSAPVDIWAVGAMAVEVATLKPLFPGGNEVDQVWRVCEIMGSPGNWYNKAGARVGGGEWREGTRLAGKLGFSFPKMAPHSMDTILQTPQWPSSLSQFVTWCLMWDPKSRPTSTQALAHEYFADAVDPLRPKSASKILGRKQSDISRGKDSNATTPTATSKPSSWFRKSLIGRSESVEVMAAPQPAPKEAPAPAPAPAPAPRPAPIARPAAPVEPPQPVMPAPRPTVAKRATWTNGPSNVAPMPILPTIRPISPLSQTVTAQPAPVYNDAYANAVQRHAPVQEKSSKKIGRQLSVQSNTNHYAELHRQQAERALNGQSGLVSPPSGHKESFFSHLRKRARRFSGRHQTPMSPSSDDMEAQAGCGPWASNRSSMVIDNPAPIPVPKDTYESLDKTLREGQQMAEVPPAPPAHQVNQLTPSGNLKRHHSLPHHQPRSVDNLLVASRGTGPVSSRTRRAQATHGVNQYDDPNEEDELLDEVLTSTHRAMKRLDNEKPLRQSVSNVVLTNPYPTPSPSASGNVMLFGDGQEAVTPKPLNYDKKAAEYKWPTPPYDEGDWAASASASIWAAGSRF, encoded by the exons ATGACTGTCGCACACGACTTGACCCGCCGCGGGTCCACCCAGCTTGTCACCAACAACGGGCTACCCCTTGAAGACAGGTTCGAGGTGCTGAAGGAGATTGGAGATGGAAGCTTTGGAAGTGTCGTGCTCGCGAGAGTACGGACGGCGGGCGCCAGTGTTGCCCGTCGTGGTACAGTG GTCGCCATCAAGACCATGAAGAAGACTTTCGAGTCGTTTCAGCCATGCCTGGAATTGAGGGAGGTTGTGTTCCTGAGGACGCTCCCTGCTCACCCTCATTTGGTTCCAGCACTTGACATCTTTTTGGATCCATTCACCAGGAAGCTCCATATCGCCATGGAGTACATGGAGGGCAACCTCTACCAACTAATGAAGGCCAGGGACCACAAGTGCTTAGACAACGCCAGCGTGAAGAGCATCCTGTACCAGATCATGCAAGGTTTGGAGCATATCCATGCTCACAGCTTCTTCCACCGTGATATCAAGCCAGAGAACATTCTCGTGTCTACTTCAGCTCATTCGGATTTCACCAACTCTTTCAGACGGTATTCTGCTCTTGTCACGCCACCATCGACGCCCCCATCTTATACCGTCAAGATTGCCGATTTTGGTCTCGCTCGTGAGACGCATTCGAAGCTTCCTTACACCACGTATGTCTCCACCAGGTGGTATCGTGCCCCAGAGGTACTGCTGAGGGCGGGCGAGTACTCGGCCCCGGTGGATATTTGGGCCGTCGGTGCTATGGCCGTGGAGGTGGCCACCCTCAAGCCTCTTTTCCCCGGTGGAAATGAGGTTGACCAGGTCTGGAGGGTATGTGAAATCATGGGAAGCCCAGGGAACTGGTACAACAAGGCTGGTGCGCGCGTCGGCGGTGGAGAGTGGAGGGAAGGAACCCGTCTTGCTGGAAAGCTCGGGTTCTCCTTCCCCAAGATGGCGCCTCACTCCATGGACACCATCTTGCAGACTCCCCAATGGCCTTCGTCGCTCAGCCAGTTTGTTACCTGGTGCCTCATGTGGGATCCCAAGAGCCGACCGACATCTACTCAGGCGCTTGCCCATGAGTACTTTGCCGATGCCGTTGATCCTTTGCGCCCAAAGTCTGCGTCCAAGATCCTGGGTCGTAAACAGTCTGACATCAGTCGCGGAAAGGACTCTAACGCGACCACGCCGACGGCTACATCAAAGCCGTCTTCGTGGTTCAGAAAGTCGCTCATCGGTCGCTCCGAGAGTGTCGAGGTTATGGCCGCTCCGCAGCCCGCCCCGAAAGAAgcacctg ctcctgctcctgctcctgctcctgctcctcgccCGGCCCCGATCGCTCGACCTGCCGCTCCCGTCGAGCCACCACAGCCGGTTATGCCTGCTCCACGACCCACGGTCGCAAAAAGAGCAACCTGGACAAACGGCCCTTCGAACGTCGCACCAATGCCCATTCTTCCCACCATCCGTCCCATCTCACCTCTATCGCAGACTGTCACAGCCCAACCCGCACCAGTGTACAATGACGCCTATGCGAATGCGGTTCAGAGACACGCCCCAGTTCAAGAGAAGTCCTCCAAGAAGATTGGCAGGCAGCTCTCAGTCCAATCGAACACCAATCACTACGCTGAACTTCACAGGCAACAGGCAGAACGAGCTCTCAATGGACAGTCTGGCTTGGTGTCGCCACCGAGTGGACACAAGGAGAGCTTTTTCTCGCACCTCCGGAAAAGAGCGAGGAGGTTCTCGGGCAGACATCAGACGCCCATGTCGCCCAGCTCTGACGATATGGAGGCCCAGGCAGGTTGTGGACCATGGGCGAGCAACCGCTCATCAATGGTGATCGACAACCCGGCACCCATCCCCGTTCCAAAAGACACGTATGAGTCCCTCGATAAGACGCTCCGCGAGGGTCAGCAAATGGCTGAGGTACCTCCTGCGCCACCGGCCCATCAAGTGAATCAACTAACGCCAAGCGGTAATCTCAAGcgccaccactccctccctcaccaccaaccaagatCGGTCGATAATCTGCTTGTCGCCTCCCGAGGAACCGGTCCCGTATCTAGCAGGACACGAAGAGCCCAGGCTACGCACGGTGTCAACCAATACGACGACCCCAACGAGGAAGACGAACTTCTAGATGAAGTGTTGACCTCGACCCACCGTGCTATGAAGCGCCTCGACAACGAGAAGCCTCTGAGGCAATCAGTTAGCAATGTCGTGTTGACGAACCCTTACCCGACCCCTTCGCCCTCCGCCAGCGGAAACGTAATGCTTTTTGGTGACGGCCAAGAAGCTGTCACGCCCAAGCCATTGAACTACgacaagaaggctgccgaaTACAAGTGGCCCACTCCCCCTTATGACGAGGGGGACTGGGcagcttcggcttcggcaaGCATCTGGGCGGCGGGCAGTCGGTTTTAA
- a CDS encoding hypothetical protein (COG:O; EggNog:ENOG503P1XI) has translation MNIPLPIHSSPSLRNRESRDYHIKNNTSISSTQRTPPPAAEAINGPVREAARGSAVINDRLIVGVDFGTTFSGVAAVYTGTPDDIEIIKTWPGGNGITSDKVPTELSYDLPPNSPPGTAPTIKWGFQFKPEESRLRCIKLFLDRSQKLPYYVSPLETAAQLKKFKKTVADAVSDYLTQLYKHTMDTLTRRYGETFMASTKVSFVLTCPAVWSDAAKNTTLQAAERAGMGAGGQIQIISEPEAAAVYTLKAIQPNHLKVGDNFIVCDGGGGTVDLIAYKIVSLNPIKVEESAVGTGGLCGSAFLNYRFEEHVKSRLGQSRFDDMKAKKGKTWQMGLRYFEEFVKRNFNEDEHQEVNVPFPGLPDDEEAGLDSGFLVMTADQIKEIFDPVVKEVCELVQGQVDNLRALGAIVSGIILVGGFGQSDYLYHKLKTHFTSAAPPPYSERPSQANIDMRERPSVEVMQPVYAWTAVVRGAVLRGLEGNMVISRKARMHYGTSYATVYDEEKHSVAERYWSPLWERWMVSDRMQWHIAKGEALSPMQPIAFHYTRNFRPGQSLVVTDDLIACQADEPPKAFTRDLVHVCTLTTDLSAVPRHLFTRLTTTRGVEFDNLDFTLEMIVDSAGLGFELKVDGVRYGRVDAEFH, from the exons ATGAatatccctctccccatccactCATCACCGAGTCTGCGGAATCGTGAAAGCAGAGACTATCACATCAAaaacaacacctccatcaGCAGCACTCAAAGAACACCGCCACCGGCGGCCGAGGCTATCAATGGCCCGGTTAGGGAGGCGGCCAGAGGGTCAGCGGTTATCAACGACAGGTTAATCGTTGGTGTCGACTTTGGAACTACATTCTCAGG AGTAGCAGCAGTCTACACCGGCACCCCAGACGACATAGAAATCATCAAAACCTGGCCGGGCGGCAACGGCATCACCTCAGACAAGGTGCCCACCGAACTATCCTACgacctccctcccaactcACCCCCAGGCACCGCCCCAACGATAAAATGGGGGTTCCAGTTCAAACCAGAAGAGTCCCGCCTCCGGTGCATCAAGCTCTTTCTCGACCGCTCCCAGAAATTACCATACTATGTCTCACCCCTCGAAACCGCCGCCCAGCTTAAGAAGTTCAAGAAGACGGTCGCCGACGCCGTGAGTGATTACCTAACGCAGCTATACAAACACACAATGGACACCCTCACACGAAGATACGGCGAGACGTTTATGGCCTCGACAAAGGTCAGTTTTGTTCTCACCTGCCCGGCGGTCTGGTCAGATGCTGCGAAGAACACTACTTTgcaggcggcggagagggccgggatgggggcgggggggcaGATTCAGATTATCAGTGAGCCCGAGGCGGCGGCCGTGTATACTTTGAAGGCGATACAGCCTAATCACTTGAAGGTTGGGGATAATTTTATTGTTtgtgacggtggtggcgggacGGTCGA CCTCATCGCCTACAAAATCGTCTCTCTGAACCCCATAAAAGTAGAAGAATCAGCCGTTGGAACCGGCGGGTTGTGCGGTAGCGCCTTTCTCAACTACCGGTTCGAAGAGCATGTCAAGTCCAGACTCGGACAGAGCAGGTTCGATGACATGAAGGCGAAAAAGGGCAAGACATGGCAGATGGGGCTGCGGTATTTCGAGGAGTTTGTCAAGAGGAATTTCAACGAGGACGAACATCAGGAGGTCAATGTGCC GTTTCCCGGCCTccccgacgacgaagaagccgGCCTCGACTCGGGCTTCCTCGTCATGACAGCCGACCAAATCAAAGAAATCTTCGACCCCGTCGTCAAAGAAGTCTGCGAACTCGTCCAAGGTCAAGTCGACAACCTCCGCGCGTTGGGGGCGATCGTCTCgggcatcatcctcgtcggtgGCTTCGGACAAAGCGACTACCTCTACCACAAGCTCAAGACTCACTTCACCAGcgccgccccccctccctatAGTGAGAGACCCTCCCAGGCCAACATCGACATGCGAGAGCGGCCCTCGGTGGAGGTGATGCAGCCGGTATACGCCTGGACGGCCGTCGTCCGCGGCGCGGTTTTGCGCGGCTTGGAAGGTAACATGGTCATATCCCGAAAGGCGAGAATGCACTATGGCACGTCGTATGCGACTGTGTACGACGAGGAGAAGCACTCTGTGGCGGAGAGGTACTGGTCGCCgctgtgggagaggtggatggTCAGTGACAGGATGCAATGGCATATTGCAAAG ggAGAAGCGCTATCGCCCATGCAACCCATCGCCTTCCACTACACCCGCAACTTTCGCCCGGGGCAGTCGTTGGTCGTCACCGACGACCTCATCGCCTGCCAGGCTGATGAGCCGCCCAAGGCTTTTACACGGGATCTGGTCCACGTCTGCACGCTGACCACGGACCTCAGCGCGGTGCCCAGGCATTTGTTCACCAGACTGACAACCACACGCGGTGTTGAGTTTGACAATCTGGATTTTACCCTCGAGATGATCGTCGACAGTGCAGGGCTGGGGTTCGAGCTCAAGGTTGACGGGGTGAGGTATGGGAGGGTAGATGCTGAGTTTCACTAG
- a CDS encoding hypothetical protein (EggNog:ENOG503PIGQ) translates to MSLSPGAGPSGGGVGGGGSGGGGNNHHSHSHNHNHNHNHNHNHNHNHNFGGGGGGGGPSSSSFAHFHNKSFNNRKFNSAYMNTTATTSSGSLSSSSLSNDDEDDGDAFTSVMRDRQARGKDPYNSGDGSEGSDLSDREGGIGTSKLRLGGGGGGGRPEKEDYASRELRQKAIAFLDNPELLMMYAQSTGDSIPGARLHFMRLLCGYDDLPQHSSSNKVATSGSRFANRPDHPRQQAHNIGEKRRR, encoded by the exons ATGTCCCTGTCACCTGGAGCAGGCCCATCCGGTGGTGgagtaggaggaggagggagtggtggtgggggcaacaaccaccacagccacagccacaaccacaatcacaaccacaaccacaaccacaaccacaaccacaaccacaacttcggtggcggcggcggtggtggaggtccatcttcatcctcgttTGCACATTTCCACAATAAGAGCTTCAACAATAGGAAGTTCAATTCAGCTTATATGAACACGACGGCGACGACCAGCTCGGGATCACTttcatcgtcgtcattatcaaacgacgacgaggacgacggcgACGCTTTCACTTCTGTCATGCGCGATCGTCaggcgagggggaaggaCCCCTATAATTCGGGGGATGGGTCTGAGGGGAGTGACTTGAGTGATCGGGAGGGTGGGATTGGGACGTCgaagttgaggttgggggggggtggtggtggagggag AcctgagaaggaggattACGCGAGCAGAGAGCTTCGTCAAAAGGCGATTGCCTTTTTGGATAATCCTGAGCTGCTGATGATGTATGCTCAGAGTACGGGTGAT AGCATACCAGGTGCCCGTCTCCATTTTATGCGTCTCCTTTGTGGGTATGACGATCTCCCTCAGCATTCTTCCAGCAATAAAGTGGCAACGTCAGGTTCACGGTTTGCCAACCGACCTGATCACCCTAGACAGCAAGCTCACAATATCGGTGAGAAACGTCGCCGATAG
- a CDS encoding hypothetical protein (EggNog:ENOG503P5XT) yields MTMIAPLFNGISRVIFSHKTPSLFQIPFSSFLLTHTKNASAYSNTKLCVSCPRFPPARSYHSATCLALVTTLTAAPFLQALRSTSSASRFPRQKRFFSRTAAVKMSDEDYLAFLNKANASSSTTTQAASSSDKQHFKLVDSGVEVPEKLKQAVEGRVFTVASSEAESPCEVVALRLEGDGGLPDEEEFARMIGHTDPKGAKVEIKDPVDWDPEGGNNEVLEAVREVGKGGDVRVYEVGGDERGVRVCYFLVTAVGGKVLGVVGEGIFT; encoded by the coding sequence ATGACCATGATTGCGCCCCTTTTCAACGGAATTAGTCGAGTTATTTTTTCCCACAAgactccctccctctttcaGATTCCATTTTCTTCCTTCCTTTTGACTCATACCAAGAACGCTTCGGCGTACTCGAACACAAAGCTTTGTGTTTCTTGTCCACGATTCCCACCAGCTCGATCGTACCACTCTGCTACCTGCCTAGCTCTAGTCACTACACTTACCGCAGCTCCATTTCTACAAGCACTACGATCTACCTCCTCCGCGTCAAGATTCCCCCGACAGAAGCGATTCTTCTCCCGCACTGCCGCCGTCAAGATGTCAGACGAGGATTACCTCGCCTTTTTGAACAAGGCCAACGCTTCTTCGTCTACTACCACCCAAGCCGCGAGTAGTAGTGATAAACAGCACTTTAAACTTGTCGACTCCGGTGTGGAGGTTCCGGAGAAGCTGAAACAGGCGGTTGAAGGAAGGGTTTTTACGGTTGCGTCGTCGGAGGCGGAAAGCCCGTGTGAGGTTGTGGcgttgaggttggagggtgatgggggcttgccggatgaggaggagtttgcgAGGATGATTGGGCATACTGATCCCAAGGGGGCAAAGGTGGAGATCAAAGATCCGGTGGATTGGGATCCGGAAGGGGGGAATAatgaggttttggaggcggttagggaggttgggaaggggggggatgtgAGGGTTtatgaggttgggggggatgagaggggggtgagggtttgTTACTTTTTGGTGAcggcggtgggggggaaggttttgggggttgtgggggaggggatttttacctga
- the RPL3 gene encoding 60S ribosomal protein L3 (COG:J; EggNog:ENOG503NUF5) yields the protein MSHRKYEAPRHGSLAYLPRKRAARHRGKVKSFPKDDAKKPVHLTAAMGYKAGMTTIVRDMDRPGAKANKKEVVEAVTIIDTPPMIVVGLVGYIETPRGLRSLTTVWAEHLSDEVKRRFYKNWYKSKKKAFTKYAKKHSENSGASITRELERIKKYCTVVRVLAHTQIRKTPLKQKKAHLMEIQINGGSVADKVEFGHGLFEKPVSIDTIFEKDEMIDVIAVTKGHGFSGVTARWGTKKLPRKTHKGLRKVACIGAWHPSHVQWTVARAGQMGYHHRTSVNHKVYRIGKGDADDNAATEIDVTKKTITPMGGFVRYGEIKNDFVMVKGSVPGTKKRIMTLRKSMFIHTSRKALEKVELKWIDTSSEFGHGAFQTPAEKKQYQGTLKKDLAASS from the exons ATGTCTCACCGCA AGTACGAGGCCCCTCGCCATGGCTCTTTGGCCTACCTGCCGCGCAAGCGCGCTGCCCGCCATAGAGGAAAGGTCAAGTC CTTCCCCAAGGACGACGCCAAGAAGCCCGTCCACCTGACGGCCGCGATGGGCTACAAGGCCGGCATGACCACCATCGTCCGCGACATGGACCGTCCCGgtgccaaggccaacaagaAGGAAGTGGTGGAAGCTGTGACAATCATTGATACTCCTCCT ATGATTGTTGTGGGTCTGGTTGGT TACATCGAGACTCCCCGCGGTCTCcgctccctcaccaccgtctgGGCCGAGCACTTGTCCGATGAGGTCAAGCGTCGCTTCTACAAGAACTGGTAtaagtccaagaagaaggctttcACCAAGTACGCCAAGAAGCACTCCGAGAACAGCGGTGCCTCCATTACCCGCGAGCTCGAGCGCATCAAGAAGTACTGCACCGTCGTCCGCGTTCTTGCCCACACCCAGATCCGCAAGACCCCCctcaagcagaagaaggcccaCCTCATGGAGATCCAGATCAACGGTGGCTCCGTCGCCGACAAGGTCGAGTTCGGCCACGGCCTCTTCGAGAAGCCCGTCTCCATCGACACCATCTTCGAGAAGGACGAGATGATTGACGTTATCGCCGTCACCAAGGGTCACGGTTTCAGCGGTGTCACCGCCAGATGGGGCACCAAGAAGCTTCCCCGCAAGACTCACAAGGGTCTCCGCAAGGTCGCCTGTATCGGTGCCTGGCATCCTTCCCACGTCCAGTGGACTGTTGCCCGTGCCGGTCAGATGGGTTACCACCACCGTACCTCGGTCAACCACAAGGTTTACCGCATCGGCAAgggtgatgctgatgacAACGCCGCCACTGAGATCGATGTCACCAAGAAGACCATCACTCC CATGGGTGGCTTCGTCCGCTACGGCGAGATCAAGAACGACTTCGTCATGGTCAAGGGTTCCGTCCCCGGTACCAAGAAGCGCATCATGACCCTCCGCAAGTCCATGTTCATCCACACCTCCCGCAAGGCCCTCGAGAAGGTCGAGCTCAAATGGATCGATACCTCCTCCGAGTTCGGTCACGGTGCTTTCCAGACCCCtgcggagaagaagcagtATCAGGGTACTCTCAAGAAGGACTTGGCCGCCAGCTCATGA
- the SSN6 gene encoding glucose repression mediator protein (EggNog:ENOG503NVJD; BUSCO:EOG09261RFF; COG:S), translated as MANHHPSPPMQMRIHHPPPGAVGPPGPPPPLAASRQTSTLLQMNEVVWIQLGNLAERMGNLEEAMTCYERALTANPNSINALNALSVVLRTQENFPKAAEYLHAIIKLDGNNGEAWGSLGHCYLMMDDLQQAYQAYQNALLKLPNPKEPRLWYGIGILYDRYGSLEHAEEAFAEVMAMDPQFDKAHEIYFRLGIIYKQQQKYTQSLDCFRYIVTSPPAPLTEEDIWFQIGHVHEQQKDFDNAKAAYHRVLERDPNHAKVLQQLGWLHHNQSQSFASQDRAIEYLEKSVAADNSDAQSWYLLGRCYMQQQKYPKAYEAYQQAVYRDGRNPTFWCSIGVLYYQINQYRDALDAYSRAIRLNPFISEVWYDLGTLYESCNNQIADALDAYQRAAELDPNNPHVKSRLQLLRSGGQNGAPPGQAPTPTDVHPQAYQAAGAVGPPGPQWAGSGPPPQSQPPQPMHNGAGPGGPNSWAGRVAEINPPPQPPNPYASDRSEQFRGQAPPMQRPPSPRQEQQPRPYQEASRGLEPHRRGPSPPPGHYAAPPPPPPPQQQQPPPPQMAGPPPRVRNPNYGGHAPAAVLQPSNAPPNGGAPNPLMPYRTNSPRNDGRAPMHDNRMPSPKSAYPQHQPPYPPHPSEQAGPNGPEPGVPHPPHQGMPLDGPHHREQHDPRPPSVGPKRMREWEDDRESKKPATEESRGRMEDLRHRRPSTPPRPEYRRNSSEAHRFDERRMEDHRRVEEQRRAEEIRRAEEQRHGNEGYHPSEAAHHPQSHSVPAHLPPIQQGPSSMQGIMHDGPGPQPGPSHKDYPPAQEERRIEHSHPPAPHPPPANEPERAARKMHVNEDYDDSEEEDKKGDIISGPASGPSSATAEMKNGTPTSASINGIMSQKVESN; from the exons ATGGCGAACCATCACCCTTCCCCTCCGATGCAGATGCGgatccatcatccccctcctggCGCAGTTGGACCTCCCggcccgcctccccctcttGCGGCATCGCGTCAGACATCGACCTTGTTACAAATGAACGAGGTGGTGTGGATCCAGCTTG GTAATTTGGCTGAACGCATGGGAAATCTGGAAGAAGCGATGACATGCTATGAAAGAGCTCTCACAGCCAATCCAAACTCCATCAATGCCTTGAACGCCCTCAGTGTCGTCCTGAGGACGCAGGAGAACTTCCCCAAGGCGGCGGAATATCTACACGCAATCATCAAGCTTGATGGGAACAATGGCGAGGCCTGGGGCAGTTTAG GTCATTGTTACCTCATGATGGACGACCTTCAACAGGCATACCAGGCTTACCAAAATGCCCTGCTGAAATTGCCCAATCCCAAAGAACCACGCCTGTGGTACGGCATCGGTATTCTCTATGATCGATATGGCTCGTTGGAGCATGCCGAGGAGGCATTTGCCGAAGTCATGGCGATGGACCCGCAGTTCGACAAGGCCCATGAGATTTACTTCCGCCTGGGCATAATCTACAAACAACAGCAGAAATACACCCAGTCGTTGGAT TGCTTCAGATACATCgtcacctctcctcccgctccgTTGACAGAGGAAGACATCTGGTTCCAGATTGGACACGTACATGAGCAGCAGAAAGAC TTTGATAACGCCAAGGCTGCCTATCACCGTGTCCTTGAGCGGGATCCCAACCACGCCAAGGTTCTCCAGCAACTTGGCTGGCTGCACCACAACCAAAGCCAAAGCTTTGCCAGTCAAGACAGGGCCATCGAGTACCTGGAGAAATCTGTGGCAGCCGACAACTCGGATGCACAGAGCTGGTACCTTCTCGGCCGGTGCTATATGCAGCAACAAAAGTATCCGAAGGCATACGAAGCCTACCAGCAGGCCGTATACCGCGATGGGAGAAATCCCACCTTCTGGTGTTCCATCGGTGTGCTTTACTACCAGATCAACCAGTATAGGGATGCGCTCGATGCTTATTCGCGTGCCATCCGCCTCAACCCGTTCATCTCGGAGGTCTGGTATGATCTGGGTACTCTGTATGAATCGTGTAACAACCAGATTGCCGACGCCCTTGACGCATATCAGCGTGCTGCCGAGTTGGATCCCAACAACCCGCACGTCAAGAGCCGATTGCAACTCCTGCGAAGTGGAGGACAAAACGGCGCCCCTCCTGGACAGGCACCAACTCCCACTGATGTTCACCCACAAGCTTATCAGGCTGCAGGTGCAGTTGGTCCTCCGGGTCCTCAGTGGGCTGGCTCCggcccgccgccgcagtCGCAACCCCCACAGCCGATGCACAATGGTGCTGGACCGGGCGGTCCCAACTCGTGGGCTGGCCGTGTTGCCGAGATCAATCCTCCGCCGCAGCCCCCCAACCCGTATGCTTCCGACCGAAGCGAGCAATTCCGGGGTCAAGCTCCTCCCATGCAACGTCCGCCCAGTCCGAgacaggagcagcagccgagGCCGTACCAGGAGGCAAGCAGAGGTCTGGAGCCGCACAGGCGTGGTCCTTCGCCTCCCCCGGGTCATTACGCagctcccccgcctcctccccctccccagcagcaacagccgcctcctccccagatgGCTGGACCTCCACCGCGTGTGCGAAACCCGAACTATGGAGGACACGCACCCGCCGCCGTTCTTCAACCGAGCAACGCACCTCCAAATGGAGGGGCCCCGAATCCTCTCATGCCATACCGCACCAATAGCCCGAGAAATGACGGCCGGGCCCCCATGCATGACAACCGAATGCCTTCACCAAAGTCGGCCTATCCccagcatcaacctccttACCCCCCGCACCCGTCTGAGCAGGCTGGACCCAATGGTCCTGAGCCTGGtgtccctcatcctcctcatcaaggCATGCCTCTTGACGGTCCCCATCACCGGGAGCAACATGACCCACGCCCTCCCTCGGTTGGCCCCAAGCGCATGCGTGAGTGGGAGGATGATCGCGAGTCTAAGAAGCCTGCCACGGAGGAGTCGCGCGGACGCATGGAAGATCTGCGGCACCGCCGCCCTTCTACTCCTCCGCGCCCTGAGTATCGTCGCAACTCATCGGAAGCCCACCGGTTCGACGAGCGGCGTATGGAGGACCACAGACGCGTAGAGGAACAAAGACGAGCTGAAGAGATTCGTCGTGCGGAGGAGCAGCGTCATGGCAACGAAGGGTATCACCCATCTGAGGctgcccatcatccccagtCACATTCTGTCCCTGCTCATCTGCCCCCAATACAGCAGGGCCCGTCCTCGATGCAGGGCATCATGCACGATGGACCTGGTCCTCAGCCCGGACCGAGCCACAAAGACTATCCCCCGGCGCAAGAGGAAAGGCGGATAGAGCATTCGCATCCTCCGgcccctcacccacccccggcGAATGAGCCCGAGCGCGCCGCCCGAAAAATGCATGTCAATGAGGACTACGATGAcagtgaggaagaggataAAAAGGGTGACATCATCTCCGGGCCTGCTTCTGGTCCCAGTTCAGCGACAGCTGAGATGAAGAATGGAACACCCACCAGCGCCAGCATCAATGGCATCATGAGCCAAAAGGTCGAGAGCAATTAG